In one Cercospora beticola chromosome 1, complete sequence genomic region, the following are encoded:
- a CDS encoding uncharacterized protein (BUSCO:EOG092607ZS), translating to MDSPDAANEGMFSDDDAVHDMATSELDEDEDAPGEEDADFDMESPRPRQDDAHAHDRSSSEPSSRPGKRKADVDDEEYMKQNPELYGLRRSGRARPARRVVDSSDEEEDDDDEDAVNTGSRRKRQKTAPARPASIRESSRAATSDVSDSDQDTYGGQRGRTFAKKHRQKMQDIASGSGTPNLGEVRFSSRRAAKVTTYNEDENFDEFEEDDTENLTPNYWTYAEEDNTPAIDAILNHRVIEGVETELPDKHDYEFYIKWQGKAHYHATWHTWKELAESGYKGFRRLENYFRKIVKIEQQVKTDPDVAAEDKERWNLDRESYLDSLNDYVQVERVIGSRDGDDGVEYFVKWKSLFYDACTWETAELISSIAQTEIDRYLDRSAKLPVSDKSEQSLSTRSPYKPFRVQPSYIKGGELREFQIHGLNFLAHHWCRGNNVILADEMGLGKTVQTVSFMNWLRHDRRQQGPFIVVVPLSTMPAWADTFNNWTPDLNYVVYNGNEAARKIIREYELLVDGNPKKVKFNVLLTTYEYILADASFLSQLKWQFMAVDEAHRLKNRESQLYAKLMDFGAASRLLITGTPMQNTLGELSALMDFLMPGKVQVDENIDLMSEDASKKLAELTDAISPYMIRRTKQKVENDLPPKTEKIIRVELSDVQLEYYKNILTRNYAALNAGPKAQKTSLLNIMMELKKASNHPFMFPNAEERILAGSDSREDQLKALITSSGKMMLLDQLLTKMKKDGHRVLIFSQMVKMLDLLGDYLQLRGYQFQRLDGTIAAGPRRMAIDHFNAPDSQDFCFLLSTRAGGLGINLMTADTVILFDSDWNPQADLQAMARAHRIGQKKPVTIYRFVSKDTVEEEVLERARNKLMLEFITIQRGVTDKDARDLGDRMQRIGASTAEPTSSDDISNILKKRGQKMFEQSGNQKKLEELDIDAVLENAEEHQTEQPQGMTTDGGEEFLRSFEYTDVKIDLEWDDIIPKAELDKLKEEERKKQEAEYLESVIEQNQPRKRKSAMEDGRDQRAAKKRAREANMQHIDDEGSGPDDDSDNGLDPKRALGEKECRHLIRAYERYGAMDEKQDEIIKAARLLGRDVNVVRDTLKEVIDTAIRLQQEEVDRQNEIERTTGKPVTKKEKKAVLFDFRGVKRLNAETLTERPEEMRMIRTCVEQCADWRNFRVPEASKPATYTSEWGAKEDGMLCVGIARHGYGAWVPIRDDTELGLGEKFFLEEHRVGAKEERSKAGDEKTIAKSPGAVHLVRRANYLLSVLKDKMSNGTNQAAKKALENHHRNNRKHLGQFHGRMNTPGQSGSPGPMRNKHSSDGRRLHQSDIRNSMDRRTPYAGSPNGHRPRGSEGRRPGHHRNGSSHANGVPKPLTESEQKARRILDAVSPTLLKVSGATKKRMPDDEARLKLIKAGIVAIGNHINAQIPQYGKDIVDPLWDYVSEHHWPQSKAVEKRVPGNKLRDMYTKLAGKDTATKNNPVKPKPSASTNGTSKAEEPKAEQKVEPKAESKAEAKAESKEEPKVNNKAEEDEKPQTEGKVEKEPSSKAESGKPESDHEPKADAPASEPKQETAAVED from the exons ATGGACTCACCCGACGCCGCGAACGAGGGCATGTTctccgatgatgatgctgtgcACGATATGGCTACTTCAGaactcgatgaagatgaggacgcGCCTGGGGAAGAAGACGCAGATTTTGACATGGAGAGTCCTCGGCCCAGGCAAGACGACGCGCATGCACACGACAGATCATCGTCCGAACCCTCTTCGAGACCTGGGAAACGAAAAGCGGAtgtggacgacgaggaataCATGAAACAGAATCCCGAGCTCTATGGGCTTCGACGCAGC GGCCGAGCTCGACCAGCTAGACGTGTG GTCGACAGCtctgatgaggaagaggatgacgacgatgaagatgccgtCAACACCGGCAGCCGGCGGAAACGCCAAAAGACCGCCCCCGCCAGACCAG CTTCCATTCGGGAATCATCGCGTGCCGCTACATCAGACGTCTCAGACTCAGATCAGGACACCTATGGCGGTCAGCGCGGCCGCACGTTTGCGAAAAAGCACAGGCAAAAGATGCAGGACATCGCCTCTGGCTCAGGTACACCTAACCTGGGCGAGGTGCGCTTCTCGTCACGTCGCGCAGCAAAAGTCACAACCTACAACGAGGACGAGAATTTCGATGAGTTCGAAGAGGATGATACGGAGAACTTGACGCCGAACTACTGGACTTACGCAGAAGAGGATAACACGCCGGCGATCGATGCCATCCTCAATCATCGTGTGATAGAGGGAGTTG AGACTGAGCTTCCTGACAAGCATGACTACGAATTCTAC ATCAAATGGCAAGGCAAAGCACATTACCATGCAACGTGGCATACATGGAAAGAGCTCGCCGAATCTGGCTACAAAGGCTTCCGTCGACTAGAGAACTATTTCCGCAAGATTGTCAAGATCGAACAGCAGGTCAAGACCGATCCCGATGTCGCCGCCGAAGACAAGGAGCGATGGAACCTCGACCGCGAATCATACCTGGACTCTCTTAATGACTACGTGCAAGTTGAGCGCGTAATCGGTTCAAGAGACGGTGACGATGGCGTCGAATACTTCGTCAAGTGGAAGAGCTTGTTCTACGATGCATGCACATGGGAGACTGCCGAACTGATCAGCAGCATAGCGCAGACGGAGATTGATCGGTACCTCGATCGCTCTGCTAAGCTCCCAGTGTCGGACAAGTCCGAGCAAAGCCTCAGCACCCGCTCGCCGTACAAACCATTCCGAGTGCAGCCCTCCTACATCAAGGGTGGCGAGCTGCGAGAGTTCCAGATACATGGCCTGAACTTCTTGGCTCATCACTGGTGCAGAGGCAACAACGTCATTCTGGCAGATGAGATGGGTCTCGGCAAGACCGTGCAGACGGTATCGTTCATGAACTGGCTTCGACACGATCGGCGTCAGCAAGGACCATTCATTGTGGTTGTGCCTCTGTCGACTATGCCAGCTTGGGCAGACACTTTCAACAACTGGACGCCTGACTTGAACTACGTCGTCTACAACGGCAATGAAGCTGCTCGAAAGATCATCCGCGAGTACGAACTTCTCGTTGATGGCAACCCGAAGAAGGTCAAGTTCAATGTGCTTCTCACCACATACGAGTACATTCTCGCAGACGCTTCTTTCCTCTCACAGCTGAAGTGGCAGTTCATGGCAGTCGACGAAGCTCATCGCCTCAAGAACCGCGAATCTCAGCTATACGCCAAGTTGATGGACTTTGGAGCTGCCAGCAGGTTGCTGATCACGGGTACGCCTATGCAAAATACTCTGGGCGAGCTTTCTGCGCTCATGGATTTCCTCATGCCTGGCAAAGTACAAGTCGACGAGAACATCGACCTGATGTCAGAAGACgccagcaagaagctcgcCGAACTGACTGATGCTATCTCACCCTACATGATTCGGAGAACGAAGCAGAAGGTCGAGAACGATTTGCCGCCAAAGACCGAAAAGATCATCCGTGTTGAGTTGTCTGATGTTCAGCTCGAGTACTACAAGAACATTCTTACTCGCAACTACGCCGCCCTGAACGCCGGGCCCAAGGCACAGAAGACGTCGCTGCTGAATATCATGATGGAGCTGAAAAAAGCCTCGAATCACCCCTTCATGTTCCCGAACGCAGAAGAACGGATACTTGCAGGCAGCGACTCCCGCGAGGACCAGCTCAAAGCTCTCATCACATCCAGCGGCAAGATGATGCTGCTAGATCAGCTGCTCACCAAGATGAAAAAGGATGGCCATCGAGTGCTTATCTTCAGTCAAATGGTCAAGATGCTTGACTTGCTCGGTGACTACCTCCAGCTTCGAGGATATCAGTTCCAACGACTGGACGGCACTATCGCAGCGGGTCCACGTCGCATGGCAATCGACCACTTCAACGCCCCGGACAGCCAAGATTTCTGCTTTCTGCTGTCTACTCGAGCTGGTGGTCTCGGTATCAATCTGATGACCGCTGACACAGTCATTCTGTTTGACTCCGACTGGAACCCACAAGCAGATTTGCAAGCTATGGCTCGTGCACACCGTATCGGCCAGAAGAAGCCAGTCACCATCTATCGATTTGTGTCCAAGGACACCGTCGAGGAGGAAGTCCTTGAGCGTGCTCGCAACAAGCTGATGTTGGAGTTCATCACCATTCAACGTGGTGTCACCGACAAAGATGCACGGGATCTTGGCGATCGCATGCAACGCATTGGTGCAAGCACTGCTGAGCCCACATCTTCTGACGACATCTCCAACATCCTCAAAAAGCGAGGACAGAAGATGTTCGAGCAATCTGGCAACCAAAAGAAGCTGGAGGAGCTTGATATCGATGCCGTCCTTGAAAATGCCGAGGAGCACCAAACTGAACAACCTCAAGGCATGACCACAGATGGTGGAGAAGAATTCCTGCGCAGCTTTGAGTACACCGACGTCAAGATCGATCTGGAATGGGACGACATCATTCCCAAGGCCGAGCTGGACAAACTCAAGGAAGAAGAgcggaagaagcaggaagctGAGTACCTTGAGTCTGTCATTGAGCAGAATCAGCCGAGAAAACGCAAGTCTGCGATGGAAGATGGTCGTGACCAACGTGCGGCAAAGAAGCGAGCTCGCGAGGCCAACATGCAGCACATCGACGACGAAGGTTCCGGTCCCGACGATGACTCCGACAATGGCCTGGATCCGAAACGTGCACTAGGTGAGAAAGAGTGTCGTCACCTCATTCGCGCTTACGAACGCTATGGCGCGATGGACGAGAAGCAGGACGAAATCATCAAGGCAGCACGGCTACTAGGACGCGACGTCAATGTGGTTCGGGATACTCTTAAAGAAGTAATTGACACCGCAATCCGACTGCAacaggaagaagtcgatcgcCAGAATGAGATCGAGAGGACGACTGGCAAACCTGTCActaagaaagaaaagaaggCAGTGCTTTTCGACTTCCGCGGGGTCAAGCGACTCAACGCCGAAACGCTCACAGAACGCCCAGAAGAGATGCGCATGATTCGCACCTGCGTTGAGCAGTGCGCTGACTGGCGAAATTTCCGCGTGCCCGAAGCTTCAAAGCCCGCCACGTACACCAGCGAATGGGGTGCGAAAGAAGATGGCATGCTTTGTGTCGGTATTGCCCGCCATGGCTATGGAGCCTGGGTTCCCATTCGCGATGACACCGAGTTGGGCTTGGGCGAAAAGTTCTTCCTCGAGGAACATCGCGTCGGAGCCAAGGAAGAGCGCAGCAAGGCCGGCGACGAGAAGACAATTGCCAAATCTCCCGGTGCGGTGCATCTCGTCCGTCGGGCCAACTACTTGCTCAGCGTGCTCAAAGACAAGATGAGCAATGGGACAAACCAGGCCGCTAAGAAAGCCCTCGAGAATCACCATCGCAACAATAGGAAGCATCTTGGTCAGTTCCATGGCCGGATGAACACACCTGGACAGTCTGGAAGTCCTGGCCCCATGCGTAACAAGCATTCAAGCGATGGGCGAAGACTCCACCAATCTGATATTCGTAACAGCATGGATCGGCGTACACCGTATGCCGGTTCGCCGAATGGCCATCGTCCACGCGGTTCTGAGGGTCGACGACCTGGCCATCATCGCAACGGCAGCTCCCATGCAAATGGCGTGCCCAAGCCATTGACCGAATCAGAACAAAAGGCGCGTCGTATCCTTGATGCTGTGAGCCCGACGCTTCTGAAGGTCTCCGGCGCCACGAAGAAACGCATGCCCGACGACGAGGCTCGACTCAAGCTTATCAAGGCAGGcatcgtcgccattggcaaTCATATCAATGCCCAGATCCCACAATATGGCAAAGACATTGTTGATCCACTGTGGGACTATGTGAGTGAGCATCACTGGCCACAGTCCAAAGCAGTGGAGAAACGTGTCCCTGGAAACAAGCTGCGTGACATGTACACGAAACTCGCAGGCAAGGACACTGCGACCAAGAACAATCCCGTCAAGCCCAAGCCTTCTGCTAGTACCAATGGCACCTCGAAGGCGGAGGAGCCAAAGGCAGAGCAAAAGGTCGAGCCAAAGGCGGAATCAAAAGCGGAAGCCAAGGCAGAGTCCAAGGAAGAGCCGAAGGTCAACAACAAGGCCGAGGAGGACGAAAAGCCTCAAACGGAAGGCAAGGTGGAAAAAGAGCCTTCGTCCAAGGCAGAGAGCGGCAAGCCGGAATCGGACCACGAGCCCAAGGCTGACGCTCCCGCCTCGGAGCCGAAGCAAGAAACTGCTGCTGTCGAGGACTAG